One Paenibacillus sp. FSL H7-0737 DNA segment encodes these proteins:
- a CDS encoding (deoxy)nucleoside triphosphate pyrophosphohydrolase, whose protein sequence is MKKHIYVVGAVIIENNKILCAQRGATKALAYKWEFPGGKIEEGETPQAALKREINEEMNCVIEIGEEIETTVHEYDFGFVHLTTFYCHLLSGTPTLTEHVAIQWLSAHELMSLDWAPADIPAVHNIQKKLTI, encoded by the coding sequence ATGAAGAAACATATCTACGTAGTCGGAGCTGTCATCATCGAGAATAATAAGATCCTCTGTGCACAGCGCGGGGCTACTAAAGCACTAGCTTACAAGTGGGAATTCCCTGGTGGCAAAATCGAAGAAGGCGAAACGCCACAGGCTGCGCTTAAACGCGAAATTAACGAAGAAATGAACTGCGTGATTGAAATTGGTGAAGAGATTGAGACTACCGTGCATGAGTATGATTTTGGCTTTGTGCATCTGACTACTTTCTATTGCCACCTACTAAGCGGGACGCCTACCTTAACTGAACATGTTGCAATCCAGTGGTTATCTGCGCATGAACTGATGTCACTAGATTGGGCGCCTGCTGATATTCCTGCTGTACACAATATTCAGAAGAAGCTGACAATATAA